AGGCTCAGGGGAAGAGGTGGGCAAGGGAGGGAAGCAAAAACCGTACCTAGGGaagaaacaaaatctgaaattaatGAGATATGCACCCTTAATTCATGCAGTTTAGTGTGACAATTAGCTTCAAAAACCCAAACGTGAGTTAAGACATCAGCTTAAGACACCAGTCAAACCAACAGCTATTCTCTGTTCCTCAAAAACACTGGCAAAGGCCTGTTCCTTGCAGTCAGGGCATCTGTACCAGGGATGCCTGAGGAAGGACCCATTGGAGCTCAGGGCCACTGTACAGCCagtgacaaaaataaatttcatcaGAAATTAAGTCTGGGAATCAAAGGGAGCAATTCTGAGCCAAAATGTCAGACtgatccattaaaaaaaagtgactaCTGTAGCTAGGCTGTGTTGTCATACATTGCTTAcgtttgttttaattttaaactaagTGTCAGTCCAAGGTTTGTTACACAAACATATGGCACCAGTATTACATTCTACCTTGTATTTATAGAAAGCGCTGTGGCAGTCCAGGCAGTGCAGAGATGCCATAATGTTAACAACATTTATTATTAGTAtgacaaaagaacaaaaataagcTGGTAGAAATCGTGACTTAGAAGTTTAAGGAACTGACTGGAACAAGGTGCCAAAACTGTGGAGATATTAGCTAAAATTCCTTCAGTATTAATACACTCAGTCTCCAGGCTGCCAAGTATTttgttatataaatatatccTCAAAAAGGTAATTTGTTTAAAACCCAAGCCCTGAAAACTGATTAGCACATTTAATGCTAGCCCTATTAACAGATATGCCCTCAGCTGGGTGATGGGAGCATTGAGGCAGAAGTCCGCATTCCTGTGAGTGAAGAGAAACAAAGCTTTTGGGACAAAGGGTAAACTTTAATTATGCCTTTTTATTACCCAAACTGCCATTTCCTCCTTGCCCCAAACAAGCCAGGAAGGCTAATGGCACTCATTTTGCCCCTTAAGCAATGTGATTGATAAATGCCATTACTAGATTTTTCCACTCCAGCTGTTACGCTACAAGCAGTAGACCTTTGATTCTTCAtcctcttaaaaataaaaaattaaaaaaaaaagaaaaaaagaaaaaaaaaaaaaggcaggataCAGTACACCACTGACATTCCCGAACCTTCTGGAAGCGTTTATTAACTTTGGCCGCGGACCAGTGACGGCTGCAGGAGTGTACTGGAGCAGCAGTGCAAACTGGTTAATCTGTAGCTAGACATATCTGTGATTGGTGGGGGTGGTGGTGTTTAGCAAGAAATACtccttgcctggcagccagggctttaGCAGTTGGAAGGGttacttggctttttttttttttccaaaaaatttTATTGGGAGAACTACAAAACATTTACAGTACAAAGTTTACAGTCTCACACAATTTGTAGTGAACTGACTCCCGAAAAATATATTACAACTCAAGTTGACTTATCCTTTAGTTACATTCAAAACATACTTCTGTTAAAGTAGTCCAAAAGAGTACATAGTGCTCAATCTGTACCTATGTACAAACAAAACTAAGCTACTGCTCATTCATCCACCGTCCAGGAAAGTTTTGGAAAACTCCCAACTTTctacattaggaaaaaaaaaaattacaagttttGGAATTCAATTAAACAAGATATGTTCATGTACTGTATAAAGTTTCAGATCCAAAGATGGCCTCCATTCTTATAAAATAGAGTGGCGAAATTTTGCTGTAGTTAAAACCCATCCCTACATTCAAATTATCTCAAGcattaagaaaaatacttatttGGTTGAGAAATATTTAAGGCAAGCGTGGACCCTCAAAAAGGCACTGTGAGACATAATACTGGGACCCCCAATTATTGCTACATACTTTGAGACTATATCACAGTGTGATTGGTGGAGTTAGgcaacaaaaatactttttggttattttaaacAAGTCTGAATTAGATTTGCCACTTTGAAGTCTGATTGCTAAGgcagtctttttttctgcttttttttttttcttctctagttTGTTTTTCAACTCGGACGGGCTACAACCATTTACATTCTAAAAAACCCATAGAAATTCCTCAAACTACTTCCACAGCATCGAGACCGATTTCTATAAAGAAACCATGCAATCTTTCAGATTTACGtaaacaaggaaagaaattaatgaaataaatattacataCAATCTCTTAAATTAAGAATTTTACTCATTTACAATAAAATAACCAAGTGAAGTTACAAAAAGGCATATATTACTGTGAAAAGAACACACTCCACATTTCGCCGATTAATAATGAAAATCATAATTTAAACATAATAAAAGAATATATATCTATTGCTTTTCATCATACCCGATAAATACAGTATGAACAAATTACCAATGTATACTTTTCACAAGATAATAAATAAgttaaataatttcatattgaGTTGTGTGCAGTGAACTCATCCATGCAATCAACTcaaacagctaaaaaaaatttaaaaaaaaatcagcagttaTTCTCCAACAATTACAAACTAAACTCAGTTGAGTGCTTCCAAataaagcaacaacaaaaaattgttCTAAGCCAAACATCCACTAAGTGGTGGCAATGGAACCAATATTAAACTTTGGAATGAAGGTTTTAGCATTtgttataataataatatatagatatataaaaaaGGTTGTTATCAAGGCATATTCTTGGCAGGATgttggattcttttttttcctacaaaaaaaaaaagcttatagGTTTAGTatgttctgtgtttttatttgaacTGGATTGAAACACAAACTAGTTTGtaacttctttttctgtgtgtctgcaggtttggaggagctgggcaggcagAACCGGCGCTCCCCAGATTGTTTGTTGCTTTCTGGTGGTGTCTTTTCTAATGctagtttgttggtttttttttttgaacacaGATGGAATGGCTGCTGCTGGTGCGTATCATAACTTGTCTccaaagaacaacaaaaaaaaccccgaaaCAAAAATCCCCTTCTTCCAAGGTCTCTCTATAAAAATAGGTTTGTTCAGTTCGTGTCATTTGCCCTTTTGCAAAATGCTTTGTTTCTCGTTTTGTTCAGCTCTCGGTGTAGATAGACagatacatataaaaaaaaaaccaccaaaaaatagagaagaagGAGAGGTTTCGCTTTCTTCGGTCACTTACTTGCAGGGCCGCCGCGGGGCCCCCCCGGCCAGTCCCCCGTCCCCCTCAATCGTCGGAGATGGAGAGGCGGCTGAAGATGGGCAGGCGGCGGCCCGAGTCCAGGCTGGGTGACTCGGAGCCGCTGAGGGAGCCGGAGCTGAGGGAGCCGCTCAGGTAGCTCTCCCGATCGGAGAGCGAGTCCGGCGGGCTGGGCGGCGCGTCGAAGACGGGCGACTCGGAGAGGCGGCGGAGGGGCTGGAAGCTGAAGGGCGGCgaggcggggggcggcgggcagcccccgccgggcggcggcggctgctgctggcagcggTAGtaggcggcggcggcggcggccgcggcggcggcagcggcgaaGTTCTGGGTGTGCAGGGCGAGGGGAGCGATGaggctgcccagctcctgccccgaGAAGGCGAAGGCGTTGTTGGCGCATGGCGGCGAGAGCAGCTCCTCGCAGTAGGAGGCggaggcgggcgggggcggcgtGCGCGACCCGCCGGGGCTCTCCAGCAGGGCGGCGTCCAGGCGgccgccgggcggcggcggcggcgggggggcgccGTGGGGGTgcggggggtggtggtggtggtggtgggcgGAGAAGCCGGAGAAGCTCAGGCTGTGGTGCAGCTTGGGCCGCTCGCCGCCGCCGCGCGGGTGCCCGAAGCCGCCGCCGCCCAGCGGGTGGTCGCGGGGGGCGAAGGCGCGGAGGTCGCCGGTGCTGCCGGCGGGGTGCGGGGGCGGGTGGTGCGGGTGATGGTGCGGCCCggccgcggcggcgggcgggggggcggcCGTGCCCCCGCCGGGCGCCGGGCGGCGCTCGTCGGCGTTGTGGATGAAGTGGCAGCGCGGGCCGTAGGGGCAGAAGCCGATGGTGTGGAAGGTGCGGCAGAGCTCGGTCTTATACTTGGGGTGGCGGGTGAGGCTGCGCAGCTCGTGGAAGCCGTGGGCGAACTGGCACTTCTCGCCGTACTTGCAGGCGCCGCTCTCCTCGAAGGGGCGGCACAGCTCCGTCTTGTAGCGCGTCGAGTTGATgggggccccgccgccgccggagccgcccccTTTGCCGGccgcctgctgctgctgctgctggagctgctgcatgAGGTGCTGGCTGCGCTCGCCGTTCTCGCTGAAGGAGCGGTCCCGGAACTTGTTCTCCTTGTTGAGCAGGGccgtggggctgctgctgccgccgccgccgcctccgccggaGCCCGTCTCCTTCAGGCTGCCGAacgaagaggaggaggaggaagaagaggaggaggtggaggaagagCTGGAGCCGGTGGGGCTGGGGAACTTGGAGCCGCCGGCCAGCGCCGTCAGGTTGCTGGTCGAGTGCCGCCGTAGGAAGCCCGGCGCgaagctggagctgggaggggtcACCGGGGTCCCCACGGCTTTCTTATCCAGCATGCTGCTTAGGTTGGTCAGGGACTTCTCCGTCTGCCGGGgcggggagagggaagggggtggGGGAGACAGCGGGAGAGAGAGAGTGTTGCGGGTGACCGCCTTGCCCACCGCCGCGGCTCCCCACGCCGCCCCAGGCGCGCCGCGGCAGTCGGGGCGGGGGTCGCGCCACCCGACCGGCCCGCAAAGCGCGTCCGCTGCCAGCgcctgcagggcagggcagggccggggaGAAGCTCCTGCACCGGCTCTGCTGCATCTGCAACTTTTTTCAAAAGTTTCTCCCGGCAGCGCAACACGCGGGTAGGCGCTGCGGGGCGGCCCGGCACCCCCGCGGCTGCAGATCAGCCCGCCCCGAACGCGGCCGCCGGGAGGCCACGAGGCGGCATTCCGGGGCTCGCAGCCTTGCGCCAGGCCCCCGGCCGGCTGTCAGACCGCGACCCGCCCgcacggcccggcccggcccggcctcccgccccgccgcggtgccccagccccagcagcccgGAGAGTCGCCCCGCACCCCGCGGCATTGCCAGCCCAGATCCCGCCCGGGTAAGCGCGCTCTCCCCTACCTTGCACAAGAAGTCAATGTCGTAGAAGGCAGATAAAAGTGTCGTCGACATTTCTAGATCCTGTAATGGTCGGAAATACAGGAAGGACCGAACGATCCCGCTGTCCTCGGAGGGTTTGGAAAAGCCACGACTAGATAGGAGGGGACCGTCTGCTTGAGATCCGAAACGGTCCCGACTCCTTCCCGGCGGGACGGCGGGTGCCGGGCCGAGGCGGCGACGGCGGCTGCACAGCAGCGGGCGAACTGCGAGAACTCCGcggcgccccgcgccgcccccaTATAAACGCGGCTGCCCGCGGCCCGCGGGGGCGGtgccccgctccgcccgccccgcgccgcccgctgGGCCCGCCCCGCCCCAGCCCGCCGGCCGGGCCGCCCTGAGTTTGGCAGAGGGCGCCAGCAGCGGTGTCCGAGCAGGTTGGTGGATAGGGAGTGCCTCGCAGTCAGCCCCCGGTACTCCGAGCCAGGTGTGCCTGCTGTGGCGGCAGCCCGGGTAGGACGGGGCGGAAGCAGCGGGGAAGCAGCCGAGGCAGCGCTCACCGTGCCCTGCGGGCTTGGCCCCCGCGCAGCGCCCCTCTTCGCGTCCCTCTCCATAGACCGGGCACCCTCGCGTTGCTGCCACCCCCGCCAGCGGTCCGGGAGCCGCCCGCGCTCGGCGGCCGCGGCTGCCGCGGAGCGGAGGGTGCGCGGTGCCGCGGGAGGGGCGCGGCAGCGCCGGGGACacttcttcccccagccccgccgagAACTAACTTATGCCACGTAATTGGTTTGAAACAAAGGTCGGGTCCGCGCTGCCCCGATGCGGCCGGCGGGACGGGGCTGGGCAAGGgcggccggccccgccgcttctcctttctcttcgGGGAGTTCGTgtttggtgtttattttttgtttttctttctgtttggaGTCCAGGAGAAGTTAGCTGGCAGGCGCGGATGCGAGGCAGCGTTAACGCCGCCACCGCCCGGGCTGATACACGACCCCCACCCAACCCCTCTGTGCATCTCTCTCCTCCCGCGCCCTGCACCCCTCCCCCGTCTCCCTCCCACGCTTGCCCCCTTCACTTCTCACCCCCCGCCGAGGTCCTGTGACCCGCCGCACCTCCCCCACGCcgcccccggtgccccccgcgGGCGGAGGCAGCGGCTGGTGCCCGCAGCGGGGCTCCCTCCTGGGACGGGGCTCCCTCCTGGGACGGGCCCGGCCGCCGTCCAAGGCGGGCCGGGAGCCGCCGTGCAAAAcacccccgccccccccgcgccgATAAGGCCGCGCAAACATGACTTTGTGaaaggcggcggcggcggctcctctGCACCCCCCACCCCGTCCCCTCCCGCGTTTGTTCGGCCCCGGGACAAATGGGAAGGAGAAACAGACGGGCAAACGTGTAAAGTTTTATGGCTGCTGAAGCCAGCAGAAGTGTTTGATCGTCTTTAGCTTCCGAGCAGGAATGTCAGGCCCGCGAGATCCAAGCGTGCAAACCTGACCACGTCAGCAAGAGCGCGGCGCTGTGAAAACACATTTGCAAAGCAAAGAAACTTCGgcggggtggggaggaggggggggggggtcatCAGAACCCCTCGCTGCGGGGTTTCAGACTCGACTCCCTCCGCCACGCGGCTCCCGCGCCCGTttgcttcctcccctcctcttcctcctcctcccacgcGGCTGCTGAGGGGGGGCTGCAGGCGGCCCCCGTCGGGCCCCCCCTGGCCGCCCGGCCGGGCGCTGCCCGCGAGCCGTCACCCACGGCGGGACGGGCCCGGCCGCGAAGATCGAAAATCCCCcggggaaagaggaggagctgggggggcgGAAAGCCCAAACCTCGCTCCTTCCCGTGTCCTAGCCGTTTGCTGGGGCCCGTCCCCCCCTCGGCGGGTGTTGCTGCTGGACGCGGCTCGgctggccccgctcccggccccaTTCCCGGCCTTGCTCCCCCGTTCCCGGCCCCTCCCGCTGCCCGCGCGGCTGGCGGGCTCATGGTGCCCCCTCGCGGCCGCCGGGCCCGCCGGCAGCGGCTCTTCCGCCCAGGAGTGCCGGGAGAGATCCCACGTTCCtgcctcttcccctcctcccgTTCTGCCGGGGGGCGACGGCTCCCGACCCGGCAACAGGCCCTGCCCCGCACCCGGGGAGCCTCCGGGGCTCGGGAATGTCGCGGACGGGCGGGATAACGTGCATCCCTTCCCATAACCTCCTCCTGGGCCGGTCGGAGTTGCCTGCGCACTGACCCTCCCACACATCTCCGCCAGTGAAACATCACCTCGGAGCAGATCCTGCCCGCCAGCCAACCGAGAGTACAGTTTACGATGACAGTCATGCACGGATCAATGTGTCATCGCCATTGGGAGGAATACTTTGATAAACTGACTTTGATCAAATACACGACCGATAAGCGCTCTCTGGCATCACGCTTTGGTAACCCTCTCCTGCAATCGCTGCACAGGGTTTAAAGGTTCTTCATTGAGTAGTTACACAGTAACGCAAGCCGCTAGCACCGTGTGGTGAAATGTATGTGCGCTGATATAATTCTTATTTGCTCTCTATAAATGGGGGCGGGATGACAGAGGTTCCAGTTGCATCTTAACACCACGATAAGGAAGAGTTTTTGAGCTGTTTGGTTACTGATTAACCAAGTCCTCAAGGCTTCACCAAATTACTTAAGTTTTATGGTCACTTTGGGTCTACTACTATGCTGTTACCTCTCTGCATTTACTCATTTGCCAGTAttaaatacatatgtatatgcatttttaattctaccctgttaaaaaaaattaaaaagccaaTGTTACTAGATAGTCTTGTGCTACCCACTGACATGAGCGAGGTTACACAACTGATACATACAAAGTTGGTTTTGTCTCTTACTATTAAAAGCTGTTGCCACACTAGTTCAGAAATTATGGAAAGATGTGGCAAAACCAGCAGCTAGCTGTTAATTAATTGTACAGGTCTTGCCTATTTTTTTAAGAGTGGCTTCCAGACATAATCTGGGCTGTTCCTTCCCCAGGAGCTCAAACCAGATGCAAACAAATTCATTTTTAGCCTAACTTGCACCGTGGCTCATTAAGCTGGGTAGTGGGCATTCTGTGAAACATCATTTCAGATTCCAACATTTCCCTTTTGCCTATTGAAGCCTCAAGTTTCATCATAAATTACTTATATAAGTAACCCCAAATCCTGAAAACTTACAGCCACTTcttgttatctttttttcagTAGTGACTTTGTTTTGTGCAGTGTTCAGATGTCCATTAGATCCAAGTCAGCGGCTCAGCTCGATTTACAGCAGATTCTATTTAAACTCAAGGAGAGGGCAGCAATCGGCTATCGGGCACCGCAGCACGCAGCCACTGCGAGCGGCGCCGGCCCAAGCCTGAGCCTACCCGGGCTAAGCCCGATGCCGGCACTAAGGGAACCCGACCCTGCCCGGGCTGAGCCCGGCCCGGCTCTCAGGGAACGGGCCCATCCCGCGCACGGCGGTGCCGCGGCGCCACCTGCGGGCCTTGAGCCGCAAC
This DNA window, taken from Pseudopipra pipra isolate bDixPip1 chromosome 3, bDixPip1.hap1, whole genome shotgun sequence, encodes the following:
- the ZFP36L2 gene encoding mRNA decay activator protein ZFP36L2 → MSTTLLSAFYDIDFLCKTEKSLTNLSSMLDKKAVGTPVTPPSSSFAPGFLRRHSTSNLTALAGGSKFPSPTGSSSSSTSSSSSSSSSSFGSLKETGSGGGGGGGSSSPTALLNKENKFRDRSFSENGERSQHLMQQLQQQQQQAAGKGGGSGGGGAPINSTRYKTELCRPFEESGACKYGEKCQFAHGFHELRSLTRHPKYKTELCRTFHTIGFCPYGPRCHFIHNADERRPAPGGGTAAPPPAAAAGPHHHPHHPPPHPAGSTGDLRAFAPRDHPLGGGGFGHPRGGGERPKLHHSLSFSGFSAHHHHHHPPHPHGAPPPPPPPGGRLDAALLESPGGSRTPPPPASASYCEELLSPPCANNAFAFSGQELGSLIAPLALHTQNFAAAAAAAAAAAAYYRCQQQPPPPGGGCPPPPASPPFSFQPLRRLSESPVFDAPPSPPDSLSDRESYLSGSLSSGSLSGSESPSLDSGRRLPIFSRLSISDD
- the LOC135410668 gene encoding basic proline-rich protein-like, giving the protein MVGNTGRTERSRCPRRGVPRSQPPVLRARCACCGGSPGRTGRKQRGSSRGSAHRALRAWPPRSAPLRVPLHRPGTLALLPPPPAVREPPALGGRGCRGAEGARCRGRGAAAPGTLLPPAPPRTNLCHVIGLKQRSGPRCPDAAGGTGLGKGGRPRRFSFLFGEFVFGVYFLFFFLFGVQEKLAGRRGCEAALTPPPPGLIHDPHPTPLCISLLPRPAPLPRLPPTLAPFTSHPPPRSCDPPHLPHAAPGAPRGRRQRLVPAAGLPPGTGLPPGTGPAAVQGGPGAAVQNTPAPPAPIRPRKHDFVKGGGGGSSAPPTPSPPAFVRPRDKWEGETDGQTCKVLWLLKPAEVFDRL